Proteins encoded together in one Chitinophaga varians window:
- a CDS encoding DUF4199 domain-containing protein — protein MQQSSQVPVKLSPVYGIIIAVICMALTVIFYVTNQYGALWTGFCTSLVFFLGVMLSIVHYNNKHHNVTSMKSSFAMGFRTTLLATFLVAVFSLVFHFLVINGEGHYMVQQGEGGGTTVISNQDTEQQKFWIMFLGNILFANLAMGALAAVLAALVFKANQKTSRSRSAENI, from the coding sequence ATGCAACAGTCATCGCAAGTTCCTGTGAAGCTATCCCCTGTTTACGGAATCATTATCGCTGTTATTTGTATGGCACTGACAGTTATCTTTTATGTAACCAATCAGTACGGTGCTTTATGGACAGGCTTTTGCACGAGCCTGGTCTTTTTCCTGGGGGTCATGTTGTCGATCGTGCATTACAACAACAAGCACCATAATGTGACCTCGATGAAGTCGTCTTTTGCCATGGGCTTTCGTACTACACTGCTGGCAACTTTCCTGGTGGCGGTATTTTCATTGGTATTTCATTTTCTGGTGATCAACGGAGAAGGGCACTATATGGTCCAGCAGGGAGAAGGTGGCGGAACAACCGTTATCAGCAACCAGGACACAGAGCAGCAGAAGTTCTGGATCATGTTCCTTGGAAATATCCTGTTTGCCAATTTAGCCATGGGCGCATTGGCCGCAGTGCTGGCAGCCCTTGTATTTAAAGCCAATCAGAAAACCTCCCGCAGCCGGTCGGCAGAAAACATATAG
- a CDS encoding sigma-54-dependent transcriptional regulator gives MKGHILIIDDEDQLRKLLSRLLALEGYTLHEAGNIRSAMKILEKEEISVVLSDVKLPDGNGVELVQTIRGRFPQVETIVLTAYGNIADGVQAIKNGAFDYITKGDDNNRILPLVSKAMDKARLQFRIRDLEKKIAGKYNFDNILGNSPEINVAKELARKVAPTDMTVLLLGETGSGKEVFAHAIHEGSNRRQQPFVAVNCSAIGKDILESELFGHVAGAFTGAVKDKKGFFEEARGGTIFLDEMGEMPVELQAKLLRVLEAQEFYKVGEAKPVKTDVRVIAATNRHLEQEIAAGNFREDLFYRLSVFQIALPSLNERKKDIPLLATWFIQQFSPKLNKRLTGMSPAFLQALQQHSWKGNIRELRNVIERAAILTDTDILDVPSLPFDFQQGVDSTSSSLRLADMERSHIIRVLAHVKGNKTRAAELLDIGLTTLYNKIREYNI, from the coding sequence TTGAAGGGCCATATACTTATTATCGACGATGAAGACCAGCTGAGGAAGCTCCTGAGCCGGCTGTTGGCACTGGAAGGATATACCCTGCATGAAGCAGGGAATATCCGTTCTGCCATGAAAATCCTGGAAAAAGAGGAGATCAGCGTGGTATTATCTGACGTGAAGCTGCCTGACGGCAACGGCGTAGAGCTGGTACAAACGATCCGCGGCCGTTTTCCGCAGGTGGAAACTATTGTGCTCACGGCTTACGGCAACATCGCCGACGGGGTACAAGCCATTAAAAACGGCGCGTTTGATTATATCACCAAAGGTGACGATAACAACCGTATCCTGCCGCTGGTCAGCAAGGCAATGGACAAAGCCCGGTTACAGTTCCGCATCCGCGACCTTGAAAAGAAAATAGCCGGTAAATATAATTTTGACAACATCCTGGGTAATTCCCCTGAAATCAATGTCGCCAAAGAGCTGGCCCGGAAAGTGGCGCCTACGGACATGACCGTGCTGTTGCTGGGTGAAACCGGCTCCGGCAAAGAGGTGTTTGCCCACGCTATCCATGAGGGCAGTAACAGGCGCCAGCAGCCATTTGTGGCGGTCAACTGCAGCGCTATCGGTAAAGACATCCTGGAAAGCGAGCTGTTTGGACATGTGGCCGGCGCCTTTACCGGAGCGGTAAAGGATAAAAAAGGCTTTTTTGAAGAAGCCCGCGGCGGTACCATTTTCCTGGATGAAATGGGAGAAATGCCGGTGGAATTACAAGCCAAACTGCTGCGGGTACTGGAAGCGCAGGAGTTCTATAAAGTCGGGGAAGCCAAACCGGTCAAAACCGATGTACGGGTAATTGCCGCTACCAACCGCCACCTGGAACAGGAAATAGCCGCCGGCAACTTCCGTGAAGACCTGTTTTACCGCCTCTCCGTATTTCAGATCGCTTTGCCTTCACTCAACGAACGGAAAAAAGATATCCCGTTACTGGCGACCTGGTTTATACAACAGTTTTCGCCCAAGCTGAACAAACGCCTGACCGGTATGAGCCCGGCTTTCCTGCAGGCATTGCAGCAGCATAGCTGGAAAGGGAATATCAGGGAGCTGCGCAATGTGATAGAGCGGGCAGCCATCCTCACGGACACGGATATACTGGATGTGCCGTCACTGCCCTTCGATTTTCAACAGGGAGTGGACAGCACCTCTTCTTCCCTGCGGCTGGCGGATATGGAACGAAGCCATATCATCCGGGTGCTGGCCCATGTAAAAGGCAATAAAACCAGGGCGGCGGAGCTGCTGGATATCGGCCTCACCACCTTGTACAATAAAATCAGGGAATATAATATCTGA
- the chrA gene encoding chromate efflux transporter, whose translation MLLHSITAYGGPQGHLAMMMKTFVYQRKDVTEQELMEYNAFCQLLPGASSSQTLTLIGYKRGGVMLAIVTLLIWITPACLLMGSLSFLLQYFDKRALQTDIFKYVQPMAVGFLAFGSIKAYRISINNLATFVIMMVSMFAAFYLKSPWTFPALIILGGIVSNFSNKRIPDIPDKPKKIQWGNIWLFVLIFVLAGFLSEYARSHEWITRRPFNLFENFYRFGSLVFGGGDILIAMMLEQYVTRTKSNYMTAEELLTGAGIMRALPGPTFSISAYVGGMAMRNLGMGYQFLGCILAPIAIFLPSLLLVLFFFPIWHNLKKYVVIYRALEGINAVVVGIMWAATLILFFAIPINWYNLLIMFSTLALLLFTRLPSPFIVIACLLMGWLL comes from the coding sequence GTGCTATTACATAGCATAACTGCCTACGGTGGCCCGCAGGGGCACCTGGCAATGATGATGAAAACATTCGTATACCAGCGAAAAGACGTTACCGAGCAGGAACTGATGGAATATAACGCCTTCTGCCAGCTCCTCCCGGGCGCATCCTCCTCTCAAACACTTACCCTTATTGGTTATAAACGTGGCGGTGTAATGCTCGCCATTGTGACCCTGCTGATCTGGATCACTCCTGCCTGTCTGCTGATGGGATCGCTTAGCTTTCTGCTGCAGTATTTCGACAAGCGGGCGCTACAGACTGACATCTTTAAGTACGTACAGCCGATGGCGGTAGGCTTCCTGGCTTTTGGAAGCATCAAAGCCTATCGTATCAGTATCAACAACCTGGCGACCTTCGTAATCATGATGGTGTCCATGTTTGCAGCCTTTTACCTGAAATCGCCGTGGACTTTCCCGGCATTGATCATATTGGGGGGCATCGTTTCCAACTTCAGTAACAAACGTATCCCGGACATCCCGGACAAACCCAAAAAAATACAATGGGGAAACATCTGGCTGTTTGTGCTCATCTTTGTGCTGGCCGGTTTTCTGTCTGAATATGCCCGTTCCCATGAATGGATCACCCGCCGTCCTTTCAACCTTTTTGAGAACTTCTACCGTTTCGGCAGCCTGGTCTTTGGCGGTGGCGATATCCTTATCGCCATGATGCTGGAACAGTACGTGACCCGCACCAAGTCCAACTACATGACTGCGGAAGAGCTGCTGACAGGCGCCGGTATTATGCGCGCCCTTCCGGGGCCGACTTTTTCCATCTCCGCGTATGTAGGCGGCATGGCAATGCGCAACCTGGGCATGGGCTACCAGTTCCTCGGCTGTATCCTCGCCCCTATCGCGATCTTTCTGCCAAGCCTGTTACTGGTGCTCTTCTTTTTCCCCATCTGGCATAACCTGAAAAAATATGTGGTCATCTACCGGGCACTGGAAGGGATAAACGCTGTGGTGGTAGGTATTATGTGGGCGGCCACCCTCATCCTGTTTTTCGCTATTCCGATCAACTGGTACAACCTGCTGATCATGTTCTCCACACTGGCATTGCTGCTATTCACCAGACTGCCATCTCCATTTATCGTAATTGCCTGCCTGTTAATGGGCTGGCTGCTATAA
- a CDS encoding isopenicillin N synthase family dioxygenase, which produces MAITHSIPSVDLADFTSGDASRKAAFVQQLGKAYEEVGFVAVKNHGIPDELIADLYKYVQQFFQLPFDTKHNYEIPELAGQRGYTSFGKEHAKGYEAPDLKEFFQFGQTVEDNDPIGAEYPPNVQVDEVPAFTPTFFKAYRGFETSGKYLLQAIALFLGLDEHYFDDKIHNGNSILRAIHYPPIKEEPKSAIRAEQHEDINLITLLVGASADGLQILDKQNNWVPVTSLPEQIVVNVGDMLQRLTNNRLKSTTHRVVNPPREMWHTSRYSIPFFLHPKSAMRLDCLKSCVTAENPLAYEPISAGEYLDERLREIGLKK; this is translated from the coding sequence ATGGCAATAACCCATTCCATCCCCTCTGTAGATCTGGCGGACTTTACCTCTGGTGATGCCAGCCGGAAAGCAGCCTTTGTGCAGCAACTGGGAAAAGCTTATGAAGAAGTTGGTTTTGTGGCAGTAAAGAATCATGGCATTCCTGATGAGCTGATCGCGGACCTCTACAAATATGTTCAACAGTTCTTCCAGCTGCCCTTTGACACGAAGCATAATTATGAAATCCCTGAACTGGCGGGCCAGCGCGGTTACACTTCCTTCGGTAAAGAACATGCCAAAGGATATGAAGCCCCTGACCTGAAAGAGTTCTTCCAGTTTGGACAAACCGTAGAGGACAACGATCCCATTGGAGCAGAATACCCGCCGAATGTGCAGGTAGACGAAGTACCGGCATTTACGCCCACCTTCTTTAAAGCATACCGCGGCTTTGAAACCTCCGGTAAATACCTGTTGCAGGCTATCGCCCTGTTCCTCGGACTGGACGAGCATTATTTTGACGACAAAATCCACAATGGCAATTCTATCCTGAGGGCCATTCACTACCCTCCTATCAAAGAGGAGCCTAAATCCGCCATCAGGGCAGAGCAACACGAAGACATCAACCTGATCACCCTGCTGGTAGGCGCGTCTGCCGACGGGTTACAGATCCTCGATAAACAAAACAACTGGGTACCGGTAACGTCCCTCCCGGAACAGATTGTGGTGAACGTAGGCGATATGCTGCAGCGTCTTACCAATAACCGGTTAAAATCCACTACCCACCGTGTGGTAAATCCTCCCCGCGAAATGTGGCACACCTCCCGCTACTCCATTCCCTTCTTCCTGCATCCTAAGTCCGCCATGAGACTGGATTGCCTGAAAAGCTGCGTTACCGCAGAGAATCCGCTGGCATATGAACCCATTTCCGCGGGTGAATATCTGGACGAAAGGCTGCGCGAAATCGGACTGAAAAAATAA
- a CDS encoding ExbD/TolR family protein — protein sequence MAEMNNDAPRGRHDNKNARCSKKSTRVDMTPMVDLGFLLITFFMLTTTLAQPKTMQLLMPRSDGDSMSLPAQKALTVILGPQGRVAWYEGIGDDITAPPQVNYTSFANHNGIRDVIIRKKEAVYQHTQKNDLMVLIKAVKQARYENVVDIMDEMLINQVDRYAIVDISEREEGYFK from the coding sequence ATGGCTGAAATGAACAACGACGCGCCCAGGGGCCGTCACGACAATAAAAATGCCCGCTGCAGTAAAAAATCAACCCGCGTGGATATGACGCCCATGGTGGACCTTGGCTTCCTGCTGATCACTTTTTTTATGCTGACCACCACGCTGGCGCAACCTAAAACCATGCAACTGCTCATGCCCCGCAGCGATGGCGATTCCATGTCACTGCCCGCACAAAAAGCATTGACGGTTATCCTGGGGCCGCAGGGCCGCGTTGCCTGGTATGAAGGCATCGGTGATGATATCACCGCACCGCCGCAGGTCAACTACACCAGCTTCGCCAATCATAATGGTATCCGTGATGTGATTATCCGGAAGAAAGAAGCCGTGTACCAGCACACGCAAAAGAATGACCTGATGGTATTGATCAAAGCCGTTAAACAGGCCCGTTACGAGAATGTGGTAGATATCATGGATGAAATGCTGATCAACCAGGTGGACCGTTACGCCATCGTAGATATCAGTGAGCGGGAAGAAGGTTACTTTAAATAA
- the asnS gene encoding asparagine--tRNA ligase codes for MSQRLKVKQILSDDKSHYEATVKGWVRSFRNNQFIALNDGSTNNNLQIVIDAENTDAALLKRITTGAAISATGQIIPSMGKGQRVELKAATLEILGDCDPEKFPLQLKNKPSLEYLREIAHLRFRTNTFGAIFRIRHSLAFAVHKFFNEQGFVYLHTPIVTASDAEGAGEMFRVTTLDMQNPPRTEAGDIDYKEDFFGRSTNLTVSGQLEGELGAMALGEIYTFGPTFRAENSNTARHLAEFWMIEPEMAFYALEDNMDLAEAFIKSLISYVLEHNREDLDFLANRLAEEEKQKPQQERSEMGLIEKLEFVLHNEFVRITYTEAISILKDSKPNKNKKFQYLIEGWGADLQSEHERYLVEKHFKKPVILTDYPKEIKSFYMKLNDDNKTVRAMDILFPGIGEIVGGSQREEDYEKLVQRMQEMHVPVEELSWYLDTRRFGTAPHSGFGLGFERMMLFVTGMTNIRDVIPFPRTPKNAEF; via the coding sequence ATGAGCCAAAGACTGAAAGTCAAACAAATCTTGTCCGACGACAAGTCGCATTACGAAGCAACAGTAAAAGGTTGGGTACGGTCTTTCCGTAACAATCAGTTTATAGCTTTAAACGACGGCTCTACCAATAATAATTTACAGATCGTTATCGACGCTGAAAATACCGATGCAGCGCTGCTGAAAAGGATCACCACCGGTGCGGCCATCAGCGCCACCGGCCAGATCATTCCTTCCATGGGGAAAGGCCAGCGCGTGGAACTGAAAGCGGCAACACTCGAAATACTGGGCGACTGCGATCCGGAAAAATTCCCGCTGCAGCTGAAAAACAAGCCCAGCCTGGAATACCTGCGTGAAATCGCGCACCTGCGTTTCCGCACCAACACCTTCGGCGCTATTTTCAGAATCCGTCACTCACTGGCATTTGCAGTACACAAGTTCTTCAACGAACAGGGTTTTGTATACCTGCATACGCCCATCGTCACTGCGTCTGACGCAGAAGGCGCCGGCGAAATGTTCCGGGTGACCACCCTCGACATGCAGAACCCGCCGCGTACCGAAGCCGGCGATATCGATTATAAAGAGGACTTCTTCGGCAGGTCTACTAACCTTACCGTGTCCGGCCAGCTGGAAGGGGAACTGGGAGCCATGGCACTGGGCGAGATCTACACCTTCGGCCCTACGTTCCGCGCAGAAAACTCCAACACGGCCCGCCACCTCGCTGAGTTCTGGATGATAGAACCAGAAATGGCTTTCTATGCCCTGGAAGATAACATGGACCTCGCTGAAGCATTCATCAAATCACTTATCAGCTACGTCCTGGAGCACAACCGTGAAGACCTCGACTTCCTCGCCAACCGCCTGGCAGAAGAGGAAAAACAAAAGCCGCAACAGGAACGCAGCGAAATGGGGCTGATCGAAAAACTGGAATTTGTGCTGCACAACGAATTCGTTCGCATCACCTATACCGAAGCGATCAGCATCCTGAAAGACAGCAAACCCAATAAGAACAAGAAGTTCCAGTACCTCATCGAAGGATGGGGCGCCGATCTTCAGAGCGAGCATGAACGCTACCTGGTAGAAAAACATTTCAAAAAACCGGTGATCCTGACGGACTACCCGAAAGAAATCAAGTCTTTCTACATGAAGCTCAACGACGATAACAAAACCGTTCGCGCCATGGACATCCTGTTCCCCGGCATCGGTGAAATCGTAGGTGGTTCCCAACGGGAAGAGGACTACGAAAAACTGGTGCAGCGCATGCAGGAAATGCACGTGCCGGTAGAAGAGCTGTCCTGGTACCTCGACACACGCCGCTTTGGTACTGCACCGCACTCCGGTTTCGGCCTCGGCTTCGAGCGCATGATGCTGTTCGTTACCGGTATGACCAACATCAGAGACGTAATACCGTTCCCAAGAACACCGAAAAATGCCGAATTCTAA
- the rho gene encoding transcription termination factor Rho, translated as MYDILQLNDMLVPELLDIAEKLDVPNAKKLNKQDLIYKILDKQAVMASEDNQSNGEEKKARKRKPVKKEEAHHETEEPSSAEEKPAAKKSTKKVSGSKSKEVEAEPAPAPAAKSKIKDFDIDLDSIPSLTFDDDDDIIIPAFTEDEAEEEETAPVPALEEEEEEDDDFVMPEGLDPVVPAAQKQRYPKKDVAFNIEFDGVILSEGVLEMMPDGYGFLRSSDYNYLSSPDDIYVSPSQIKLFGLKTGDTVNGSVRPPKEGEKYFALLKVETINGKSPEEVRDRVPFDYLTPLFPFEKLRLTTTSNNYSTRIMDMFTPIGKGQRGLIVAQPKVGKTMLLKEVANAIATNHPEIYLMVVLIDERPEEVTDMERSVKAEVIASTFDEPAEKHVKVSAIALQKAKRLVECGHDVVILLDSITRLARAHNTVAPASGKVLSGGVEANAMQKPKQFFGAARKIEHGGSLTILATALIDTGSKMDEVIFEEFKGTGNMELALDRKLANKRIFPAIDVSASSTRRDDLLLDKDALKRIHILRNHLADMNTDESMHFMLQHMRGTKNNEEFLISMNG; from the coding sequence ATGTACGACATCTTACAATTGAACGACATGCTCGTTCCTGAGCTGCTTGACATTGCAGAGAAGCTTGATGTTCCCAACGCAAAAAAACTGAACAAACAGGACCTGATCTACAAAATTCTGGACAAACAAGCGGTGATGGCCTCAGAAGATAACCAGTCCAACGGAGAAGAGAAAAAAGCACGCAAACGCAAACCTGTAAAGAAAGAAGAAGCGCATCACGAGACTGAAGAACCCTCCTCCGCGGAAGAAAAACCAGCCGCAAAAAAATCTACCAAAAAAGTTTCCGGAAGCAAAAGCAAAGAAGTAGAAGCAGAACCAGCACCGGCTCCGGCGGCTAAATCTAAAATAAAGGATTTCGATATAGACCTGGACAGCATTCCTTCTCTCACTTTTGATGATGATGACGATATCATCATTCCTGCTTTCACGGAAGATGAAGCAGAAGAAGAGGAAACCGCGCCTGTACCGGCATTGGAAGAGGAAGAAGAAGAGGACGATGATTTTGTGATGCCGGAAGGTCTTGACCCGGTTGTTCCTGCTGCGCAAAAACAGCGCTATCCAAAGAAAGACGTTGCTTTCAATATAGAGTTCGACGGCGTGATCCTCAGCGAAGGCGTGCTGGAAATGATGCCCGACGGCTACGGTTTCCTGCGCTCCTCTGATTATAACTACCTGAGCTCTCCCGATGATATTTATGTATCTCCTTCCCAGATCAAACTGTTTGGCCTGAAAACCGGCGACACCGTGAACGGTTCCGTTCGTCCGCCGAAAGAAGGAGAGAAATATTTTGCACTGCTGAAAGTAGAAACGATCAACGGCAAGTCACCGGAAGAAGTACGTGACCGCGTGCCTTTCGACTATCTGACACCGCTGTTTCCGTTCGAAAAACTGAGACTGACCACTACTTCCAATAACTACTCCACCCGTATCATGGATATGTTTACCCCTATCGGTAAAGGACAGCGCGGCCTGATCGTGGCGCAACCGAAGGTGGGTAAAACCATGCTGCTGAAAGAAGTGGCCAACGCTATCGCTACCAACCACCCCGAAATTTATCTGATGGTGGTGCTGATCGATGAACGTCCGGAAGAGGTGACCGATATGGAACGCAGTGTAAAAGCAGAAGTAATTGCGTCTACCTTCGATGAACCAGCTGAAAAACACGTGAAAGTGTCTGCTATCGCTTTGCAGAAAGCAAAACGACTGGTAGAATGCGGCCACGACGTAGTGATCCTGCTCGACTCCATTACCCGTCTGGCAAGAGCCCACAATACCGTTGCCCCTGCCTCCGGCAAGGTGCTGAGCGGTGGTGTGGAAGCCAACGCCATGCAGAAACCTAAACAATTCTTCGGCGCCGCCCGTAAAATAGAACACGGCGGTTCCCTCACCATCCTGGCCACTGCCCTGATTGATACAGGTTCCAAGATGGACGAGGTGATCTTCGAAGAGTTTAAAGGTACCGGTAACATGGAACTGGCGCTCGACCGCAAACTGGCGAACAAACGTATCTTCCCGGCTATCGACGTGTCTGCGTCTTCTACCCGCCGCGACGATCTGCTGCTGGACAAAGATGCGCTCAAACGTATCCACATCCTGCGCAATCACCTGGCAGATATGAATACAGACGAATCCATGCACTTCATGCTGCAGCATATGCGTGGTACTAAAAACAACGAAGAATTCCTGATCTCCATGAACGGATAA
- a CDS encoding outer membrane beta-barrel protein — MKKLIVMAAVVLFGTQVAKAQLSKGDVILGGNVNVKTTSAKVKDTDNKTTNTSFGVSPKVGYALNSNWVIGVFAETQFGNKKVATATGDVKTKTLDITPGIFVRNYHMIGQSKFAFFAEANAGYGFGNTKVDGNKTESYTGFNVNVLPGITYFVTKHFMIEGAFGGLGYTYAQHKAEGSGVKTNVSDFDFNFTKQLNLGVNFIF; from the coding sequence ATGAAAAAGTTGATTGTAATGGCCGCAGTAGTACTGTTCGGCACACAAGTAGCTAAGGCACAGTTATCAAAAGGCGATGTTATCCTGGGTGGCAATGTTAATGTAAAAACCACTTCTGCGAAAGTAAAAGACACAGACAACAAAACCACCAATACTTCTTTTGGTGTTAGCCCTAAAGTAGGTTACGCGCTGAATTCTAACTGGGTAATTGGTGTTTTCGCTGAAACTCAGTTTGGCAACAAAAAAGTTGCTACTGCAACCGGTGATGTAAAAACCAAAACCCTGGATATCACTCCTGGTATCTTCGTTCGCAACTACCACATGATTGGCCAGAGCAAATTTGCATTCTTTGCTGAAGCAAATGCTGGTTACGGTTTTGGTAACACTAAAGTAGACGGCAACAAAACTGAAAGCTACACTGGCTTCAACGTAAACGTACTGCCTGGTATCACTTACTTCGTGACTAAACACTTCATGATTGAAGGTGCTTTCGGTGGCCTGGGTTACACTTATGCTCAGCACAAAGCTGAAGGATCCGGTGTTAAAACCAACGTTAGCGACTTCGACTTCAACTTCACTAAACAGTTGAACCTGGGTGTTAACTTCATTTTCTAG
- a CDS encoding TetR/AcrR family transcriptional regulator yields the protein MAELDQKRTLILEAALKRFKRFGLSKTTMEEIARDLDISKGSLYYYFSDKESIYVAVVERMIADCFLDMSDFVDTATSTDAIINRYLELKETMLKEYHFLFGINQWIKDMPSTLMRQTIELLQTVEISFLSATIKKGICLGELNEDTDADATAQLLINVLFGLWVIWCKWQVTGFNPLDREALHCFMEREKKVLDIFFNGLRYRPAINQDRL from the coding sequence ATGGCAGAATTAGACCAGAAGCGAACACTTATTCTTGAGGCCGCTTTAAAGCGGTTCAAAAGGTTCGGACTGTCTAAAACCACCATGGAAGAGATCGCCAGGGATCTGGACATCTCAAAAGGGTCTTTGTATTATTATTTTTCAGATAAGGAATCCATTTACGTAGCGGTTGTGGAGCGCATGATAGCAGATTGTTTTCTCGACATGTCTGATTTTGTGGACACAGCTACCTCTACCGATGCGATTATTAACCGGTATCTGGAATTGAAGGAAACCATGTTGAAAGAGTATCATTTTCTGTTTGGGATCAACCAATGGATAAAAGATATGCCATCTACGCTGATGCGGCAAACAATCGAGTTGCTGCAGACGGTGGAAATTTCCTTCCTTTCCGCCACTATCAAAAAAGGGATTTGCCTGGGTGAACTGAATGAAGACACTGATGCTGATGCAACAGCGCAGTTGTTGATCAACGTATTATTCGGACTATGGGTAATATGGTGTAAATGGCAGGTAACAGGCTTTAACCCGCTGGACCGTGAGGCGCTACATTGTTTCATGGAAAGAGAGAAAAAGGTATTGGACATTTTTTTTAATGGATTAAGATATAGACCTGCAATCAACCAAGACAGGCTTTAA